A genome region from Solanum pennellii chromosome 12, SPENNV200 includes the following:
- the LOC107007385 gene encoding protein SDA1 homolog codes for MSPISGSHAPSELTAEGIAASGLTSGKLSLPTLQSKMKCDPEGYEAELTLVYNQFKSSMDLFEQQAALNFTSLSGVSTDPTVSKDLGDRAMFLSHVTPFFPKKLVNFPKELAQLLRSSARTLPSGLRVHITQALILLLNRKIVDIGETLALFMELQTLGDRVLRKLAFSHIIHSIRRMNQKHKNDTKNRALQNILFSLLQQEDEAKAKRSLITLCELHRRRVWFDDRTANAICSACFHSSSRIMIASLSFLLDYEKIEDDSDSDMADSEDEQTANQPQVLLNKEAIYKANNKGTSSSKKKKQAKLQRAVRSMKKQQRMQSENNNTSYYSPLNHLKDAQGFAEKLFSRLQTCDERFEVKMMLMKVIARTVGLHHLILLNFYPYLQRYVQPHQRDVTNLLAAAVQACHDMVPPDAVEPLFKQVVNQFVHDRSRPEAISVGLNVIREICLRMPLLMTEDLLQDLVLYRKKTNEKAVSASARSLLTLFREVCPSLLVKKDRGRPTNPKARPKAFGEVSVSSSVPGIEFLDQEGSDDDVEEGSVGLSDYDDQSDDDVNPNEEDANCEKDGDGASDNESGDDECDSDEDNKSQATEEFSEDDDAIDSALATEDDESDGEEEGIDGDIMQDNNSWASEEDDVDEKVSKGTKRKISDIDVNAASNSLRALKKLAGANMEPNSLNMEDGILSNEDFKRIKELKAKNDARTVLAQHGFKLPSSDQISTKRVDAAKLEANIRKKLSKEERLAIIRAGREDRGRYQAKTALKKKKTGGSSNQQKEHQKRMPLAAKRSKVAKSKIEKKRKQARAGKQFRGRKAWK; via the exons ATGTCTCCGATTTCCGGCAGTCACGCGCCGTCGGAGCTGACGGCGGAAGGAATAGCAGCCTCAGGTCTAACATCGGGAAAACTAAGCTTACCAACTCTACAATCAAAGATGAAATGCGATCCAGAAGGATACGAAGCTGAACTAACATTAGTATACAATCAATTCAAGTCGTCCATGGATCTCTTCGAACAACAAGCAGCACTAAATTTCACTTCCCTTAGCGGTGTATCAACTGACCCGACTGTTTCTAAGGACTTAGGTGACCGTGCTATGTTTTTATCACATGTAACTCCGTTTTTTCCTAAAAAGCTTGTTAATTTCCCTAAAGAGTTAGCTCAGTTGCTTCGTTCTTCGGCTCGGACTTTGCCTTCTGGACTACGTGTTCATATTACTCAAGCTTTGATTTTACTCCTTAATCGAAAG ATTGTTGACATTGGGGAGACACTTGCATTGTTCATGGAGCTCCAAACTCTGGGGGATAGGGTTTTGAGAAAATTGGCTTTCTCTCATATTATCCATAGTATTAGACGTATGAATCAGAAGCACAAGAATGATACGAAAAATCGGGCACTTCAgaatattttgttttctttgctACAG CAAGAGGATGAAGCAAAAGCAAAAAGATCACTGATCACACTTTGTGAGCTTCATCGGAGAAGGGTGTGGTTTGATGATAGAACAGCAAATGCTATATGCTCGGCATGCTTTCATTCATCATCGAG GATTATGATTGCCTCTTTATCCTTTCttcttgattatgagaaaattgaaGATGACTCAGATAGTGATATGGCAGATAGTGAAGATGAGCAGACAGCCAATCAGCCTCAGGTTTTGCTAAATAAAGAGGCTATTTATAAG GCAAATAACAAGGGTACATCATCCagcaaaaagaaaaagcaaGCAAAGTTGCAGCGTGCCGTCCGCAGCATGAAGAAGCAGCAGCGCATGCAATCTGAAAATAACAACACTAGTTATTATTCCCCATTAAACCACTTAAAGGATGCTCAG GGATTTGCTGAAAAGCTTTTCTCACGTCTTCAGACTTGCGATGAGAGGTTTGAG GTTAAAATGATGTTGATGAAAGTAATTGCCCGAACAGTTGGGCTCCATCACTTGATTTTGTTGAACTTCTATCCTTACCTTCAGAGATATGTTCAG CCCCATCAGCGCGATGTGACAAATTTGCTTGCTGCAGCGGTTCAGGCATGTCATGATATG GTGCCTCCTGATGCTGTTGAACCATTATTTAAACAAGTAGTCAATCAGTTTGTGCATGACCGTTCAAGGCCTGAG GCTATATCTGTCGGACTCAATGTAATCCGAGAAATATGCTTACGCATGCCTTTG ttgATGACAGAAGATTTGCTACAAGACCTCGTGTTGTATAGAAAAAAAACGAATGAGAAGGCCGTTTCTGCATCGGCTCGATCACTTCTTACTTTGTTCAGAGAG GTTTGCCCTTCACTTCTAGTTAAGAAGGACAGAGGGCGCCCAACTAACCCAAAAGCAAGGCCTAAGGCATTTGGTGAGGTTAGTGTTTCCAGCAGCGTTCCTGGCATTGAGTTTCTGGATCAGGAGGGCAGTGATGATGATGTAGAGGAGGGGTCTGTTGGCTTGTCTGACTATGATGATcaaagtgatgatgatgttaacCCAAACGAAGAGGATGCCAATTGCGAAAAAGATGGAGATGGTGCTTCTGACAATGAGTCTGGTGATGATGAATGTGATAGTGACGAAGATAACAAATCGCAAGCTACTGAAGAATTTTCAGAagatgatgatgcaattgataGTGCATTAGCTACTGAAGATGATGAGAGTGATGGTGAAGAAGAGGGTATTGATGGCGATATAATGCAGGATAATAATAGCTGGGCTTCTGAAGAGGATGATGTGGATGAAAAGGTCTCTAAAGgaacaaaaaggaaaatatcTGATATTGATGTAAATGCTGCTAGTAATAGCCTTCGTGCTTTAAAGAAATTAGCAGGGGCAAACATGGAACCTAACTCCCTGAATATGGAGGATGGTATTTTATCTAATGAGGACTTCAAAAGAATCAAAGAACTCAAG GCGAAAAACGACGCGAGAACTGTTTTAGCACAACATGGATTTAAGCTTCCCAGCTCAGAccaaattagtacaaaaagagTTGATGCTGCTAAACTTGAG GCGAACATCCGAAAGAAGCTTAGCAAGGAAGAGAGACTGGCGATTATTCGGGCTGGTAGAGAGGATAGAGGGAGATACCAAGCTAAAACTGCTCTGAAAAAGAAGAAG ACGGGTGGTTCAAGCAATCAGCAAAAAGAACACCAAAAACGTATGCCATTAGCAGCAAAGAGATCCAAGGTTGCAAAATCTAAGattgagaaaaagagaaagcaGGCGCGTGCCGGCAAACAATTTCGAGGGAGAAAAGCTTGGAAGTAG